A single region of the Ziziphus jujuba cultivar Dongzao chromosome 10, ASM3175591v1 genome encodes:
- the LOC107410735 gene encoding serine--glyoxylate aminotransferase, with product MDYVYGPGRNHLFVPGPVNIPEPVIRAMNRNNEDYRSPAIPALTKTLLEDVKKIFKTTSGTPFLIPTTGTGAWESALTNTLSPGDRIVSFLIGQFSLLWIDQQQRLNFNVDVVESEWGQGANLDILASKLAADTAHTIKAICIVHNETATGVTNNLATVRRILDDYGHPALLLVDGVSSICALDFRMDEWGVDVALTGSQKALSLPTGIGIVCASPKALEATKTARSVRVFFDWNDYLKFYKLGTYWPYTPSIQLLYGLKAALELIFEEGLDNVIARHKRLGTATRLAVEAWGLKNCTQKEEWYSDTVTAVLVPPYVDSTEIVRRAWKRYNLSLGLGLNKIAGKVFRIGHLGNLNELQLLGCLAGVEMLLKDVGYPVKLGSGVAAASAYLQNNIPLIPSRI from the exons ATGGATTACGTCTATGGACCAGGAAGGAACCATCTCTTTGTTCCGGGGCCTGTCAATATCCCCGAACCAGTCATTCGGGCAATGAACAGAAACAATGAAGACTACCGCTCTCCTGCTATTCCAGCATTGACAAAAACTCTGCTTGAAGATGTGAAGAAGATTTTCAAGACTACTAGTGGAACACCTTTTCTGATTCCCACCACTG GTACTGGTGCATGGGAAAGTGCACTTACAAACACATTATCACCAGGAGACCGAATTGTATCATTCCTGATTGGCCAATTCAGTTTGCTTTGGATTGATCAGCAGCAACGTCTTAACTTCAATGTCGATGTCGTAGAAAGTGAATGGGGACAAGGTGCCAATCTTGACATTTTAGCGTCAAAACTTGCTGCAGATACTGCACATACTATTAAGGCAATTTGCATTGTTCACAATGAGACTGCAACTGGAGTTACCAATAACTTGGCTACAGTCAGAAGAATACTTG ATGACTACGGGCATCCAGCACTCCTTCTCGTCGATGGAGTTTCTTCTATATGTGCTCTTGATTTCCGTATGGATGAATGGGGAGTGGATGTGGCTTTAACTGGTTCTCAAAAAGCTCTTTCTCTTCCTACTGGAATTGGTATTGTGTGTGCAAGCCCTAAAGCTCTAGAGGCCACTAAAACTGCAAGGTCAGTGAGAGTTTTCTTCGACTGGAATGACTACTTGAAGTTTTACAAGCTGGGAACATATTGGCCATACACCCCTTCTATTCAGCTTTTGTATGGGCTGAAAGCAGCGCTTGAGCTCATTTTTGAGGAAGGACTGGACAATGTCATCGCTAGGCATAAGCGTTTGGGGACTGCAACAAG GCTTGCTGTGGAGGCTTGGGGCTTAAAGAATTGTACTCAAAAGGAGGAGTGGTACAGTGACACAGTCACTGCTGTGCTTGTTCCTCCTTATGTTGATAGTACAGAAATTGTTAGAAGGGCATGGAAGAGATACAACTTAAGCTTAGGTCTTGGACTGAACAAAATAGCTGGGAAGGTTTTCAGAATAGGCCATCTCGGCAACTTGAACGAG TTGCAATTGTTGGGTTGTCTTGCTGGTGTGGAGATGCTTCTGAAGGATGTGGGATACCCAGTTAAGCTAGGAAGTGGAGTTGCAGCTGCTTCTGCGTACTTGCAGAATAACATCCCTTTGATCCCTTCCAGGATttga
- the LOC107410697 gene encoding F-box protein At4g18380-like — protein sequence MAGGLRRPLTLFKFLLNKFVSKPFRLLTKSNSNSHRNDLLYYSPTEVLRDFKEIKSLRLELPSHGGELGLNKPDSDLSLLKWNAQFGSKLRSCTILGANSLERKPNSQINKQSKGHEENDGEIQSLLDDEELKLRIVWMVSSLIAASARHHLLKQVVAGFPTLSDVVIADGNKQGKLSMSEEQLGELRSSLDSSMVSESSSLERSMIPDLSMKLWYAPVLELPGSGFVMKGATLISIKPLDVEKKGNDHGDQLEVSGFHDEEDEEQRGLFGEAVKELMKMKKTYVMEMTSF from the exons ATGGCG GGTGGTTTGAGGCGGCCATTGACGCTTTTCAAATTCCTGCTCAACAAGTTCGTTTCCAAACCTTTTCGTCTTCTCACCAAATCCAATTCCAACTCGCATCGTAATGATCTTCTCTACTATTCGCCTACCGAAGTTCTCAGGGATTTCAAAGAGATCAAATCTCTGCGTCTTGAGCTTCCTAGCCATGGCGGCGAGTTGGGTTTGAATAAACCGGATAGTGATCTGTCATTGCTCAAATGGAATGCCCAATTCGGTAGCAAGCTCAGGAGCTGCACGATTCTTGGAGCGAATTCTCTGGAAAGAAAACCCAATTCCCAGATTAACAAACAGAGCAAAGGACACGAAGAAAATGATGGTGAAATTCAATCTTTACTGGACGATGAGGAGCTCAAATTGAGAATCGTTTGGATGGTTTCGTCGCTAATCGCTGCGTCTGCGAGACACCATTTGTTGAAACAGGTGGTTGCGGGTTTTCCCACTCTTTCCGATGTAGTGATCGCTGATGGGAACAAGCAAGGTAAGCTTTCCATGAGTGAAGAACAATTGGGTGAGTTGAGAAGCTCTTTGGACTCGTCCATGGTGTCTGAGTCGTCATCGTTGGAGAGAAGTATGATTCCAGATTTGAGCATGAAGCTTTGGTATGCGCCTGTATTGGAGTTGCCTGGTTCTGGGTTTGTGATGAAAGGAGCTACACTGATCTCGATCAAGCCCCTTGATGTTGAAAAGAAAGGGAACGACCATGGTGATCAGTTGGAAGTTTCAGGTTTCCATGATGAAGAGGATGAAGAACAGAGAGGTTTATTTGGTGAAGCTGTGAAAGAGttaatgaagatgaagaagaccTATGTTATGGAAATGACTTCCTTTTGA